The DNA region AAAATTTCTTGCTTCTTTGGTAACTGTGTGTGTAATGATATTTTTATCGATGTATTTTGTAATTCTGCTTTACATATTTGGTGATCCTGACTCAGGACCATTATTTAATGGAATATTTGGACTAATCTTATATTCATCATCAACTCTTGCTATAGGTCTTTTCGCATCTTCTCTATCTCCAAATCAAATAGTTGGTCTTATAGTTGGATCGGGAATATTAACAAGCTTGACAATAATTGATTTTATTTCAACAAGAGTTTCTGGAATTGGTAGCGATATACTAAGTTTTTTACAATTAGGTGCTTCTTTTTCAGTATTCGATTTAGGATCATTAGGTGTTTCTGAAAGTGGTCATTTTGCTGATTTTTCAAGAGGTATATTTTCTTTAATCGATGTTATTTTTTATCTTTCAGTTACAATTGTTTTTCTACTCCTAACGATAATAATCTTAGAATCAAGAAGGTGGAGATAAGATGAGTATAAATAAAGATAAAAGACCTTCAATAGAATCTACAAAATTTAGTCCCACTAAATTTATAACAGACTTAAGAAAAAATATGAAATCCTTGAGACAAGGACTACTATTAGCTTCTATATCTTCATTTTTTCTTGGATTTATTGTGTGGGTTTTCTTTAGAGACCTTTCATCAATAGGTGTATGGATTATGCTAATTGGAATAATTATTCTATTTATAATTGGTTTGATTTCTATAAGAAATATTTTTACTTTTATTTTTGGTAGAAGAGGTAGATATGGTATTAATACCTCAATAATATTTATAACTTCCTTAACTCTCATAATAGTTTTAAATTCATTGTTATTTTGGCTATCAGGTAGGCCTGACTCACCAGATTGGTTGAGAATAGATACTACTGCTACAAAGCAATTTATATTAGAAGATCAAGCAGTTAAAGTTATTGGTAATCTTAATGAAGATGTTAAGATTAACGTTTTCATGGCAACAAATACACCTTCTAAGGCTGCTAATTGGAGAGCGACAGAAGACTTACTTCTTGAATTTAAGAGAAGATCAAAAAAGGTAAATCTGAGTTACGAAAGAATTGATCCTGAATTAGATCCAAATACACCTGCAAAATATGGTGTAAATATTTTCCCCTCAATTGTAGTTGAAGCTCTTGATTCAAGGAGAACTCAAATTATTCCTGGAAGAAATACAAGCATTTCAGACTCTGTATTTACAGAACAAGATATAATAACGGGACTTCTTATTGTAAATCAATTAAAACAAAAAGAGGTTATATTTCTTACAGGACATGGAGAGAGAGACATAACTGATCTCAATCCTAACTCTTCAGGAATGGGATTAGTTTATTCTGATTTATTAGCGCAAAATTATAAAGTTTTATCTGCTACCTCTCAAGAATTAGCAATTTTGTTATCTGAAAATAATATTCCTGCTGTACTTGTAATTGCTGGAGCAGAGTCAAATATTTCTGTACAAGAGTCAGCTATTATCTCGGAATATTTATGGAAAGGAGGAGCTTTATTATTAATGATTGAACCTGAAATTACCCCAGATGGAATAAAAGCATTCCTTTCTAAATATGGTATTGCTGTTGGAGAAGGAACAATATTTGATATGGCAAGCTTTGTTGCTCCTAAGCCAAATTATCTACAAATTAAAAAAACAAATGGTCAAATTCCTCCTCATGAAATAACTAGTGATTTTGATGTACTATATTTTCCTGGTTCAGCCTTTTTAGGTTCTACAATAAGTCCTGATACAGTTCCTGTTTCAGATAATGGTGAACCTTATATAAAACATATTCCTCTTGCGTTTACAACTTTAGAAAGTTGGTCACAAAAAACTAGTGATACAGAAGATATCACTTATGATTCTTCATTGGATGTAATGGGACCATTTCCAACAATTTTAGCTGTAGAATCAATATCTGAACTAGGAAAATTCCCTACTGAAAAAGAAGATGGTACCTTAGCCCAAACTTCTTTAGTGGTTATAGGTGATACGGATTTTGCATCAAATAAGTATGCGGGGTCAGCTATGAATAGTGATTTACTCATAAATAGTATCAACTGGCTAGCAAAAGATTATGAGTTAATCACTATAAGACCTAAAACTCAGTCATTTAGAGAGTTAGTCCTCACTTCAAGTGAAAGAGACTTCATAAGATGGAGTGGATGGCTATTGATGCCTTCATTGATTGGTATAGGTGGAATTATTAGTTGGTGGCGAAGAAGATAAAATGAATCTACGTATCTCATTAGTATTAATAACAATACTCGCTTGGGTTTCAATATTTGGTGTTCTTATATACAAGTCTGATATAGGAGAAGAAAAAGATGTTCAAGAAAGTTCTTTTTTTTATCGAATATCTTCTCAAGATATAACTAATATATCGATAACTCATAATACAAAAACTTTTAGCTGGTATTTAGGAGCCGATAGAGTTTGGTATTTTGATGATATGAATAATGTTCCTACTGACAACTATAGGTGGGGTGGAATAATTGATCTTTTAGCTGGACCAAAACTTTATAGAACGATATCTGAAAATATTGAAGATAAATCAAAATATGGATTAGAAAATCCACAAACTGAAATTTCCATATATCTTAATAATGGAGATAAGAGAACTTTATATATAGGTAATGAAACACCTGATAACCAAAATAATTACGCTTATCTAGAAGGTGTAGATAAATTAGTTATGTTAGATGCTACTTGGAAAGGGGTTTTGATAAGACTTGTGAATGAACCACCTTATCCTAAATGGATGTCAAAATTAATACCCGAAGAAGCAATTGAAATAGTGGTGATAAAAAACTCCGAAATTTATAAAGCCTTTGCAAAAAATAATGAGGGTTGGCATGAATGTATAGTTCCTATTACCTCAACACCATGTAATGGAGATAAACAAACTGAATATATGTACATAGAAAACTTTTTAGAAGAGTATTCAAATATAGAAATACTAGGAGCAGTAAAATTAAATTTAATGTTTGAAGAAGACTATAAACAATATGGTTTAGGTCTAAATGCCCCGTATATTGACATTAAAACTATTTCTAGGGATGAGGCAGGAACAAACACAATTTATAATACTTCTATTAGTATAGGAAAATTAAGTGAAGATCAGAGTGGTTATTTCTCAGTGGTAAAAGAAACTAAAGATGTTGTACTCACTGAAAGATATTGGACAGAAAAAGTATTAAGACTTTTTGATTAAGTTGTTAAGTTTTTATATAGTTCAGGAAGCCTCGCTGGTAACATTGAAATATCAGACAAAACTTCATAAGAAAAATCATCCATCATAGTTTTCAAGTAATCATGTCCAGATTTGTCTACAGTCAAACAGAAAGGAGTAATTCCCTGCTGTCTCGCTTCAATCAATGCTTGCCTTGTGTCATATACTGCGTATTCTTTTTCTACACCTTCTCTTGAATAACCTCTATCTTGAGGTCTTCCATCAGTAATTAGGAAAATGAATCTAGATCTTGCCTCATGATTTGCTAACTTTGTTATAGTATGTCTTATAGCTGGACCCATTCTTGTAGCATGAAGTGGAGCTACTCTGTCTATTCTCCCAGATATCGAATCATTAAATTTTTCATCTAAATCCTTAATAGTATAAAATTCTACATTTTCTCTGCCATACCCTGAAAATCCATAGATACCATAATCATCACCGAGCATCTCTAGAGAATTTACCATTAATACAATTCCTTCTTTTTCTACGTCTACAATTCTTTTATATGACCTTCTAAGACCTTCTGCTCTTCTAGATCTTAGCCATATCATGTATTCAACAGGATCATCAGGAGCTCCCCAATCATCATTATTTGATTTGGAATTATCATCAATAGCCTCAGCTGTTGATGCTGACATATCTATTAACATAGCTACTGCAACAGATCTTTCAGTTTTGTTTCTTCTCCAGTAAATTTTTTCATCTGGAGTTACTCC from Dehalococcoidia bacterium includes:
- a CDS encoding ABC transporter permease, which gives rise to MKNIFIILSKEIKTYFASPMAYIVAAAYLAITGFFFVASVSDAFSEATIRGYLAGATFFMIFMSPAITMRLIAEEQKLGTLELLLTSPVKEAEVVIGKFLASLVTVCVMIFLSMYFVILLYIFGDPDSGPLFNGIFGLILYSSSTLAIGLFASSLSPNQIVGLIVGSGILTSLTIIDFISTRVSGIGSDILSFLQLGASFSVFDLGSLGVSESGHFADFSRGIFSLIDVIFYLSVTIVFLLLTIIILESRRWR
- a CDS encoding GldG family protein; the protein is MSINKDKRPSIESTKFSPTKFITDLRKNMKSLRQGLLLASISSFFLGFIVWVFFRDLSSIGVWIMLIGIIILFIIGLISIRNIFTFIFGRRGRYGINTSIIFITSLTLIIVLNSLLFWLSGRPDSPDWLRIDTTATKQFILEDQAVKVIGNLNEDVKINVFMATNTPSKAANWRATEDLLLEFKRRSKKVNLSYERIDPELDPNTPAKYGVNIFPSIVVEALDSRRTQIIPGRNTSISDSVFTEQDIITGLLIVNQLKQKEVIFLTGHGERDITDLNPNSSGMGLVYSDLLAQNYKVLSATSQELAILLSENNIPAVLVIAGAESNISVQESAIISEYLWKGGALLLMIEPEITPDGIKAFLSKYGIAVGEGTIFDMASFVAPKPNYLQIKKTNGQIPPHEITSDFDVLYFPGSAFLGSTISPDTVPVSDNGEPYIKHIPLAFTTLESWSQKTSDTEDITYDSSLDVMGPFPTILAVESISELGKFPTEKEDGTLAQTSLVVIGDTDFASNKYAGSAMNSDLLINSINWLAKDYELITIRPKTQSFRELVLTSSERDFIRWSGWLLMPSLIGIGGIISWWRRR
- a CDS encoding DUF4340 domain-containing protein → MELLVGGEEDKMNLRISLVLITILAWVSIFGVLIYKSDIGEEKDVQESSFFYRISSQDITNISITHNTKTFSWYLGADRVWYFDDMNNVPTDNYRWGGIIDLLAGPKLYRTISENIEDKSKYGLENPQTEISIYLNNGDKRTLYIGNETPDNQNNYAYLEGVDKLVMLDATWKGVLIRLVNEPPYPKWMSKLIPEEAIEIVVIKNSEIYKAFAKNNEGWHECIVPITSTPCNGDKQTEYMYIENFLEEYSNIEILGAVKLNLMFEEDYKQYGLGLNAPYIDIKTISRDEAGTNTIYNTSISIGKLSEDQSGYFSVVKETKDVVLTERYWTEKVLRLFD